From Daucus carota subsp. sativus chromosome 6, DH1 v3.0, whole genome shotgun sequence, the proteins below share one genomic window:
- the LOC108225000 gene encoding uncharacterized protein LOC108225000 isoform X3, translated as MQLGLLQGPELSTGLNWGLAGKGVIVKEKVFQNLTAFELRQKGATNVEHSLSVPFLIRGNEYSRNSKLSRAQFTKLLKQVTSYISSVSELYVHDGAISSLLKCDAKVRIVSDSPSSVLSLSKLLWRTPSRAVSHDTCPLTVYVASSISSSIGESLGIKGDNGFIAADTERSSLILCGKAFADVNGAREALTALSEPIIISRGGLPLSAGLLVSSNLVMLLFAPEDSLRKFSDVLVSPKAGVVISSEGVSPLFQIGNSGGECVWKLPSVVILATSDSSGMIPSIAKLTPGQAAYHFLVGHQNGKFTPAYSKNISVDPLQLAKGLLSKLQENQISSFLINLNEGQTLKTGMNLVDLVQSALQENIWPSKLKGGDLKRRYKSFLSNNFQELPKEFSF; from the exons GTCCTGAATTGTCTACTGGTCTTAACTGGGGCCTGGCCGGGAAAGGCGTCATTGTGAAGGAAAAAGTATTTCAGAACTTGACAGCTTTTGAACTGAGGCAGAAAGGTGCAACAAATGTAG AGCATTCTCTAAGTGTTCCCTTCCTCATTCGAGGGAATGAATACTCGAGAAATTCAAAACTTTCTAGGGCACAATTTACGAAACTTTTAAAGCAG GTGACATCTTACATTTCATCAGTCTCAGAATTATATGTCCATGATGGAGCTATTAGTTCATTGCTAAAATGTGATGCAAAAGTTCGCATCGTAAGTGACAGCCCATCTTCTGTGCTGTCACTTTCCAAGTTGCTCTGGAGAACCCCTAGTCGTGCAGTTTCTCATGATACCTGTCCTTTGACTGTATATGTGGCCTCATCCATAAG TTCAAGTATTGGAGAGTCTCTTGGTATTAAAGGAGATAATGGATTTATTGCTGCTGATACTGAACGTTCATCTTTAATCTTATGTGGTAAGGCTTTTGCTGATGTGAATGGAGCAAGGGAAGCACTAACTGCCTTGTCTGAACCTATTATCATTTCACGTGGAGGCCTTCCTCTTTCTGCTGG GCTTCTAGTTTCTAGCAATTTGGTGATGCTTTTGTTTGCTCCAGAAGACTCTCTTCGAAAATTCTCAGATGTATTAGTATCACCTAAAGCTGGTGTTGTTATATCGTCTGAAGGTGTTTCACCACTCTTTCAAATTGGAAACTCAGGAGGAGAGTGTGTTTGGAAATTACCATCAGTTGTTATCCTTGCAACTTCTGATAG TTCAGGAATGATTCCATCCATTGCAAAGCTTACACCTGGCCAAGCAGCTTACCACTTTCTTGTAGGGCATCAGAATGGGAAGTTCACACCTGCATATAGTAAAAACATTTCTGTTGATCCTTTACAGCTTGCAAAAGGTCTTCTGTCAAAG TTACAAGAGAACCAAATTTCATCTTTCTTGATTAATTTGAATGAAGGACAAACGTTAAAAACAG GCATGAATCTTGTCGATTTGGTTCAGTCTGCGCTACAAGAGAATATCTGGCCAAGTAAACTGAAAG GTGGAGATCTGAAAAGGAGGTATAAGAGCTTCTTATCAAATAACTTTCAAGAACTGCCAAAGGAATTCTCGTTTTAA
- the LOC108225000 gene encoding uncharacterized protein LOC108225000 isoform X2, whose protein sequence is MKTTGLAYLSEGPELSTGLNWGLAGKGVIVKEKVFQNLTAFELRQKGATNVEHSLSVPFLIRGNEYSRNSKLSRAQFTKLLKQVTSYISSVSELYVHDGAISSLLKCDAKVRIVSDSPSSVLSLSKLLWRTPSRAVSHDTCPLTVYVASSISSSIGESLGIKGDNGFIAADTERSSLILCGKAFADVNGAREALTALSEPIIISRGGLPLSAGLLVSSNLVMLLFAPEDSLRKFSDVLVSPKAGVVISSEGVSPLFQIGNSGGECVWKLPSVVILATSDSSGMIPSIAKLTPGQAAYHFLVGHQNGKFTPAYSKNISVDPLQLAKGLLSKLQENQISSFLINLNEGQTLKTGMNLVDLVQSALQENIWPSKLKGGDLKRRYKSFLSNNFQELPKEFSF, encoded by the exons ATGAAAACTACGGGATTGGCTTATCTCAG TGAAGGTCCTGAATTGTCTACTGGTCTTAACTGGGGCCTGGCCGGGAAAGGCGTCATTGTGAAGGAAAAAGTATTTCAGAACTTGACAGCTTTTGAACTGAGGCAGAAAGGTGCAACAAATGTAG AGCATTCTCTAAGTGTTCCCTTCCTCATTCGAGGGAATGAATACTCGAGAAATTCAAAACTTTCTAGGGCACAATTTACGAAACTTTTAAAGCAG GTGACATCTTACATTTCATCAGTCTCAGAATTATATGTCCATGATGGAGCTATTAGTTCATTGCTAAAATGTGATGCAAAAGTTCGCATCGTAAGTGACAGCCCATCTTCTGTGCTGTCACTTTCCAAGTTGCTCTGGAGAACCCCTAGTCGTGCAGTTTCTCATGATACCTGTCCTTTGACTGTATATGTGGCCTCATCCATAAG TTCAAGTATTGGAGAGTCTCTTGGTATTAAAGGAGATAATGGATTTATTGCTGCTGATACTGAACGTTCATCTTTAATCTTATGTGGTAAGGCTTTTGCTGATGTGAATGGAGCAAGGGAAGCACTAACTGCCTTGTCTGAACCTATTATCATTTCACGTGGAGGCCTTCCTCTTTCTGCTGG GCTTCTAGTTTCTAGCAATTTGGTGATGCTTTTGTTTGCTCCAGAAGACTCTCTTCGAAAATTCTCAGATGTATTAGTATCACCTAAAGCTGGTGTTGTTATATCGTCTGAAGGTGTTTCACCACTCTTTCAAATTGGAAACTCAGGAGGAGAGTGTGTTTGGAAATTACCATCAGTTGTTATCCTTGCAACTTCTGATAG TTCAGGAATGATTCCATCCATTGCAAAGCTTACACCTGGCCAAGCAGCTTACCACTTTCTTGTAGGGCATCAGAATGGGAAGTTCACACCTGCATATAGTAAAAACATTTCTGTTGATCCTTTACAGCTTGCAAAAGGTCTTCTGTCAAAG TTACAAGAGAACCAAATTTCATCTTTCTTGATTAATTTGAATGAAGGACAAACGTTAAAAACAG GCATGAATCTTGTCGATTTGGTTCAGTCTGCGCTACAAGAGAATATCTGGCCAAGTAAACTGAAAG GTGGAGATCTGAAAAGGAGGTATAAGAGCTTCTTATCAAATAACTTTCAAGAACTGCCAAAGGAATTCTCGTTTTAA
- the LOC108225000 gene encoding uncharacterized protein LOC108225000 isoform X4, which yields MKRFAHVSFNKFKSPIPAHRYFARNIVSSEKDAVRTASSEGPELSTGLNWGLAGKGVIVKEKVFQNLTAFELRQKGATNVTSYISSVSELYVHDGAISSLLKCDAKVRIVSDSPSSVLSLSKLLWRTPSRAVSHDTCPLTVYVASSISSSIGESLGIKGDNGFIAADTERSSLILCGKAFADVNGAREALTALSEPIIISRGGLPLSAGLLVSSNLVMLLFAPEDSLRKFSDVLVSPKAGVVISSEGVSPLFQIGNSGGECVWKLPSVVILATSDSSGMIPSIAKLTPGQAAYHFLVGHQNGKFTPAYSKNISVDPLQLAKGLLSKLQENQISSFLINLNEGQTLKTGMNLVDLVQSALQENIWPSKLKGGDLKRRYKSFLSNNFQELPKEFSF from the exons TGAAGGTCCTGAATTGTCTACTGGTCTTAACTGGGGCCTGGCCGGGAAAGGCGTCATTGTGAAGGAAAAAGTATTTCAGAACTTGACAGCTTTTGAACTGAGGCAGAAAGGTGCAACAAAT GTGACATCTTACATTTCATCAGTCTCAGAATTATATGTCCATGATGGAGCTATTAGTTCATTGCTAAAATGTGATGCAAAAGTTCGCATCGTAAGTGACAGCCCATCTTCTGTGCTGTCACTTTCCAAGTTGCTCTGGAGAACCCCTAGTCGTGCAGTTTCTCATGATACCTGTCCTTTGACTGTATATGTGGCCTCATCCATAAG TTCAAGTATTGGAGAGTCTCTTGGTATTAAAGGAGATAATGGATTTATTGCTGCTGATACTGAACGTTCATCTTTAATCTTATGTGGTAAGGCTTTTGCTGATGTGAATGGAGCAAGGGAAGCACTAACTGCCTTGTCTGAACCTATTATCATTTCACGTGGAGGCCTTCCTCTTTCTGCTGG GCTTCTAGTTTCTAGCAATTTGGTGATGCTTTTGTTTGCTCCAGAAGACTCTCTTCGAAAATTCTCAGATGTATTAGTATCACCTAAAGCTGGTGTTGTTATATCGTCTGAAGGTGTTTCACCACTCTTTCAAATTGGAAACTCAGGAGGAGAGTGTGTTTGGAAATTACCATCAGTTGTTATCCTTGCAACTTCTGATAG TTCAGGAATGATTCCATCCATTGCAAAGCTTACACCTGGCCAAGCAGCTTACCACTTTCTTGTAGGGCATCAGAATGGGAAGTTCACACCTGCATATAGTAAAAACATTTCTGTTGATCCTTTACAGCTTGCAAAAGGTCTTCTGTCAAAG TTACAAGAGAACCAAATTTCATCTTTCTTGATTAATTTGAATGAAGGACAAACGTTAAAAACAG GCATGAATCTTGTCGATTTGGTTCAGTCTGCGCTACAAGAGAATATCTGGCCAAGTAAACTGAAAG GTGGAGATCTGAAAAGGAGGTATAAGAGCTTCTTATCAAATAACTTTCAAGAACTGCCAAAGGAATTCTCGTTTTAA
- the LOC108225000 gene encoding uncharacterized protein LOC108225000 isoform X1, giving the protein MKRFAHVSFNKFKSPIPAHRYFARNIVSSEKDAVRTASSEGPELSTGLNWGLAGKGVIVKEKVFQNLTAFELRQKGATNVEHSLSVPFLIRGNEYSRNSKLSRAQFTKLLKQVTSYISSVSELYVHDGAISSLLKCDAKVRIVSDSPSSVLSLSKLLWRTPSRAVSHDTCPLTVYVASSISSSIGESLGIKGDNGFIAADTERSSLILCGKAFADVNGAREALTALSEPIIISRGGLPLSAGLLVSSNLVMLLFAPEDSLRKFSDVLVSPKAGVVISSEGVSPLFQIGNSGGECVWKLPSVVILATSDSSGMIPSIAKLTPGQAAYHFLVGHQNGKFTPAYSKNISVDPLQLAKGLLSKLQENQISSFLINLNEGQTLKTGMNLVDLVQSALQENIWPSKLKGGDLKRRYKSFLSNNFQELPKEFSF; this is encoded by the exons TGAAGGTCCTGAATTGTCTACTGGTCTTAACTGGGGCCTGGCCGGGAAAGGCGTCATTGTGAAGGAAAAAGTATTTCAGAACTTGACAGCTTTTGAACTGAGGCAGAAAGGTGCAACAAATGTAG AGCATTCTCTAAGTGTTCCCTTCCTCATTCGAGGGAATGAATACTCGAGAAATTCAAAACTTTCTAGGGCACAATTTACGAAACTTTTAAAGCAG GTGACATCTTACATTTCATCAGTCTCAGAATTATATGTCCATGATGGAGCTATTAGTTCATTGCTAAAATGTGATGCAAAAGTTCGCATCGTAAGTGACAGCCCATCTTCTGTGCTGTCACTTTCCAAGTTGCTCTGGAGAACCCCTAGTCGTGCAGTTTCTCATGATACCTGTCCTTTGACTGTATATGTGGCCTCATCCATAAG TTCAAGTATTGGAGAGTCTCTTGGTATTAAAGGAGATAATGGATTTATTGCTGCTGATACTGAACGTTCATCTTTAATCTTATGTGGTAAGGCTTTTGCTGATGTGAATGGAGCAAGGGAAGCACTAACTGCCTTGTCTGAACCTATTATCATTTCACGTGGAGGCCTTCCTCTTTCTGCTGG GCTTCTAGTTTCTAGCAATTTGGTGATGCTTTTGTTTGCTCCAGAAGACTCTCTTCGAAAATTCTCAGATGTATTAGTATCACCTAAAGCTGGTGTTGTTATATCGTCTGAAGGTGTTTCACCACTCTTTCAAATTGGAAACTCAGGAGGAGAGTGTGTTTGGAAATTACCATCAGTTGTTATCCTTGCAACTTCTGATAG TTCAGGAATGATTCCATCCATTGCAAAGCTTACACCTGGCCAAGCAGCTTACCACTTTCTTGTAGGGCATCAGAATGGGAAGTTCACACCTGCATATAGTAAAAACATTTCTGTTGATCCTTTACAGCTTGCAAAAGGTCTTCTGTCAAAG TTACAAGAGAACCAAATTTCATCTTTCTTGATTAATTTGAATGAAGGACAAACGTTAAAAACAG GCATGAATCTTGTCGATTTGGTTCAGTCTGCGCTACAAGAGAATATCTGGCCAAGTAAACTGAAAG GTGGAGATCTGAAAAGGAGGTATAAGAGCTTCTTATCAAATAACTTTCAAGAACTGCCAAAGGAATTCTCGTTTTAA